The nucleotide sequence TACTGCCACCTCTGATGAACTCAGCCTAGTTGGTTCCCTCACTCGGCGCAAATTTAAGACTTGTGGTTTGGACAAATTTGAATACTTCACTTCTTTGGAGAAGGCATAAAAGCGCAAATCTCATATGACGGCTGAAGTTGCAGCTCTTAGGGGAAATTTGACATCCTTGCTATGTGGTGAATTCTCTCAGACTGATGTCAATTTTAGTGAATTTGAAGATTCGACTGATTCACTAGTTTCAACAAAGGTCAATGCCTTGATGGCCGACGCAACTGATATGAATGAGAAGTTCGCAGTAATGGAACAAACCATTGAAGTTTTAAAGAAATCTGCCGAGGAAAAAGATCTTCATATCGCTCAACTGATGAACAAGTTGGAGTCCTTCCCCCCTGGAGAATCGAACCACGACTCTGCTTATCCACCCGACTTTACCCTGCAAAATAAGGATCTCGATGAGTCACCTACCAAGACCAAATCTCAAAAAGAGAAGCAGTCTACTTCGTTTGCGGCTTTATCTGTTCAACAGTTGCAAGACATGATAACTAATACCATCAAGGCACATTATGGCGGTCCATCACAAAGTTTCGCAAGATACTCAAAGCCGTATTCTAAGCGAATCGAGGGCTTACCAATGCCAATTGGATATCAACCgccaaagtttcaacaatttAATGAAAAGGAAAATCCAAGGCAACATACCGCTCATTTCGTTGAGACTTGTAGCAGTGCTGGTACACATAGTGATCTTCTTGTCAAGCAGTTTGTTCGCACTTTGAAAGGAAACACTTTTGATTTGTACACAGACTTGGAGCCCAAATCAACTGATTGTTGGAAGCAACTAGCAAGTCAGTTTTTAAATCGTTTTCATCGTATGGTCAGCATGATGGAGTTGAAAAAcacaagacaaagtaaagatgagcTTGTAGTGAACTACATAAATAGCTGGCGAACATTGAGCTTTGATTGCAAGGATCAGCTTTCTGAAACTTCGGCGGTTGAAGTTTGAATTCAAGGAATGCATTGGGGCCTTGTAAATATCCTCCAAGAAATTAAGCCTCAAACTTTTCAAGAATTAGCTATACGCGCTCTTGACATGGAGTTAAGTATTGCAAGTCATAGAATGACGTCACCTATTTTTGACCCTAGGAAAGAAGTTACAAAATTCAGCAGCTTGTCAGAGGACCAAATTGGGGAATCTATGGTGACAACTATGAGTTTTACGAAGGCCTCCATAAGACAAAAGTTAAAAGAGGAAGCTACAAAGCAACAAATGTGAGAGGTGAAAAAGCAACCAACCTTGAAGGAGTTACAAGCAAGGATATATATCCTTTTCCTGACTCTGATGTTCCTGGGATTCTTGACGAGCTGCTAGCCAAACAAGTCATTGAACTCCCTAAGTCAAAGCGACCTGAAGAATCAAACAAAGTCGACGATCCTAAGTACTGCAAATTTCACCGCATTGTTGGTTATCACACCATAAAATGCTTTatcctgaaagaaaaaatcatGACATTAATGCACGAGGGAAATATCATCATTGATGATGGCGATACAGTTGATGCAAATCATGTTAGCGCTGAACTAGATCATAAGAAgggttcaatttcaaaagttctaCAACCCATGTGCTCTATGGCATCAATAAAAGTTGAAGAAATCATCATGCTACAATTTGAGAGTTTTGACCCAATTGGAATTTTAGCCTTGAAGAAAACAATAAGTGAATCCATGGCAAACGACTTCTCCAATAGCAGCAAGAAGGGTATTAGTGGTAACTATATTCTATATGCAATAAAGACACTAAACTTGGTTACTTGCACACAATTAAAGCTGAATAATTCTTTGCTTCAAGTGGTCGAATAACAGTAATATCTTTATTCAGCTAAAAGTTTATTAAGTCAAATTCAATTACTGTTAATTAATTATATAGATTGGAACTTTCTAGAAACACTTGCTTGGTCCATTGATGTTTATTAAGTCAAATTCAATTACTGTTTATTAATTATGCAGATCGGAACTTTCTAGAAACACTTGCTAGTTGGTCCATTGGCCTTACCGTAAGAAATCCAAGAGCGATATATCTCATGACACACTCCTTGTCACATTTTTTTTAGCAAGTTTGTTTACAAGTTGTGACGGTCATTTGTGAAATTTCATTAGATATATTATTGTGGAGCCATTGACCGTTAATGGTGGAATGGAATAATAGAGGTCTAGAATCCAAACCACGAGAATAACAACATTTGGAGACCGGATAACTTTTTCACTTGACCCCTTTAGCCTTATGCGGCATGAATCAGGATTAGTTCAACCAATGGAACGACGTCTCAAGcaggggcggagccagccttTGTACAGGGGTTCACCGAACCCCGTTTGGCAAAAAATTATACATTACTAAagttatattttatgtatatgtaatgaatgttgaaccctcttctattaatttttcttcaaattttgaccCCCTTTGTGGAAATCCTGGCTCCGGCTCCGGAACTCACTCAAGTATGTGCATCCATCTCGGCGATATTGGTTCTCATAGATAGTTGTATCATATTAAAACTGCATATTTCACCTTGGACAATTCCCTATCACCAACCTGTTTGTCCAAGTGTACATCACCAGCTGTTTAAGCACACTAGTAAACCACAGACATCAGTGTCATTTACCCTGCACAATTAGTCTTGGTTCAGTTTTAAGTGTTCAGGCTTATCTTGATGTAGTAGAGAACTCGAGACAGATTCCAAGCTTCCGATCTCTCAATGGTTTCTGCTCCATTCCAAGTATGTTAAGAGCGGCTATGGGTTATAAATTATAAACTACACAAAGCCAGCATGCACAATAGCAACTTAAACTAGTAGTATTCATACCAGCGTAGTAGAGCATCATAAACTAGTTCATTTTCATCTTCTGGAAGTTCAAATTGCAGGCAGCGTTGACAAGAAGCACGTTCCTTGGACGGCCTACTAGCGACAAGATTGAAGCAAAAACATGCACAAATGCATACCTCCCAATATATTCGAGGTTTAAATTATCAGTGTGTATCGTCCCATCAAAGTACTCATCATCATCAGCCCTCTCTCGATGATCTAAATTCTCAACTCTCCTATTGCTTCTAGTAAATACCCGATTAGGTGGACTTCTTCTGCTAGAAAGAGACCTCGGATGCCTCTGCTCCTGTAAAGCATCCACATCCCTCATATAATTCAGACGACGAGCAGTATATGATGGAGAGTCACGCCTTTGAGGAGCTATTGCTTCTTCAGTTAAAGAAGTTCGTGGAGAAGTCCTCACCCTATCTTCCTTGTACATAACTGGAGACCTGTGCTGAGATGAATCTTGATGACCATTGAATCCTTCTGTCAATTTCTTCCGAGGAGAGGACCAACTACAGGATTTGACAGGAGATTTAGACCGCATTTGAGGGAAAACTCTTCCCTGCATCGCCGTATACTTTATTTTGCCCTAAACAAAATGACCAGAGGGTCTGTTAGAAGCTATTTGAACTTTTGCTCTTTGTTAAAAATTTTTGTAATaggtaaaattatcttttcacttttatcttaaattattattaatatataaaaaattataaattaaagtttACTAAATTTGTTTTTCTTATGCGAATTTTACTGGAATTAGAAtccttaccatatattttaagactctttaccaaatattttaaaactccttaattattaattctatTCGTACACACAACCAAAaccaactaaaactaaaatttgactcAAACAAACTAAAATTTGATTTCATCTAGGGAAGAAATTACATatttaacaattctaaatcaattaaaattctaACTTATATAAAAAGAATGTCTACAATTTTATAAGTAATATATTTAATCAAACTTTACAAGAACATAAACATTTACTTCTTCTACTTTTAGTTTTCTACttatttggattttgattcaaattatattcttgaatttattaacatcattctttccttgtttttttttttttttttaaaattttgtgtagttaataatacaaaatacaactagctatttttcgtaattatgaaacagtTGCTATAAAAGTTCTAAGCTATAAATTTGCTAGGAAAaatcccatttaatttttttacattggACCGAAATTGTATATTTTCAACATCCGACCATAAAGCTCTTTGAATTAGGTTTTCTCATTACCTGAAAATCGTAAAGCTCGTAGAATATTCATTTTGAAAATCAATTCATTGAAAATGACCTCTGGTTCAAATCCTAACGCGAATTTTGTGTTTGTACTACTCTTGGGTTGAGTGTACTGTGACGGGTGCATCTTGACATCTTTTTTCAAGTTAGGAGCTATTAAGAAGATGACGTAAGTTTCGGGTGGGTCGGAATTAAGGAGTGTTCTCAATTCTATGTCCGTGGAAGTTGCATCTAGCTGAATCACTGAACACTTAGTTAATagattttaggttttttttttttatttgtttttatactGAATATATTCATTGTTTTATTGTTTGTAGCAACGCTGCAAGGAAAGAAAAGTGTGGTATGATAtctaattatttgaatatttttgttattattgctGTTGTTTAATAATATGATTGGGTTGAGGgtgtattgaaaataatttttttatctctaAAATAGCTCCTATTTGCAACgtgtctcaataaaattagtattctaaactaaattttaattttgccttaaaaatatacctatacataataaaaacaaaagttaatgttgcatttttcttgtttttcataattgttgtttttagtgtagtattatatttcacatagtaatattattatttataattttaaggaTTGATTCAAGTTAATAAGACGTTAATATGCGTTTTTTAATACATTGCCTTGGATGTTATTgtaaacatattatttattattataaagatttgaatagtttaattcaaaatttcaaaatatttctattaaatgatgatagtttttttttcttttacaatattcaatattgtcaaaaagaaaataaaatcataaaattaacaattaaaattGTTTGAAGCCTTGAGATTTTGGAGCCTAAAGCAAAGATTTTACTAGTCTCACCCTTGAGTCAACCTAGCTTATTTGTAAGTGTTATTTTGTCTCCAACCaacattaatatattttttttacttcttaaTATTCCCTTAAGGCTAGAAGGTCTAGGTTTAAGGTTAAGGCCAACAAAACCTATGTCAAAGGAGCATCCCACAGTCCTGCTAACTTCTCTAAACAAGAAAAGGAAGGCCTCTGCCTTGACATCCACCTTCAACCAAAAGGGGAAGGGAAAGGTGAGTGCAATGAgctccccctccccccccccccccccccctcctctcAAACATGAATAACTGCATTATTTGGAATgcagggggggggggggcaaaaaATGCTGAGTTCAGGAAGCACTGCAAAGTTATGGTCAACATTCACAAACCTTGCATTCTTGCTCTCCTGGAAACCAAAATGTTTGATCATCAGGATCTTTGTGAACATCTTGGATTTCAGAACCACATCCAATCAGAAGCCATGGGTAACTGTGGTGGACTAGTCATTATGTGGAGGGAAGATGTGGTCTCTATAACATCTATTTCCATCTCTAGTCAAGCCATCCATGCTAAAGTTCAGGTCAGTTCCCCCCTTCCTTTTGTTTTTTCACTATTATCTATGCTAGTACTGCCTTTCATGCTAAGGCTGAACTTTGGGACCAGCTTAGCTCCTTTTCTGACAACTTTATCTCCCCTAAGGGGAATAGTTGGATGGTGGGAGAGGATTTTAATGAGATTCTAAAAGCCTCCGAAAAGTTTAGAGGTGCCAGGATTGACCTTAACAGGTCCAATCTTTTCATGAGCTGCATTAATACTTGTAGGATTATTGACCTTGGTTTCAAGGGTAGCAAATACACGTGGTCTAACATAAGGTATAGGAATAGACAAGGCCTCATCCTTGAGAGACTTGATAGGTGCCTGGCAAATGACCTTTGGATTCACCTTTACCCTGAGGCATCTGTCACCCATCTTCCTAGAACCCACTCTGACCATGCCCCTTTCTCCTGAACTTTGGCTCTCCCCCAAATAGTCAGTCGAAACCTTTTAGAGTGGAGTCTATGTGGCTCACTCACCAGGATTTCCCTAACCTTATCAGGGACTCCTTCCTGGACTGTTCTTGTATTACTCTGGCTACCGTGGACTTCGAGGTGAAGGCCAAGGTCTGGAACAAGCTCATCTTTGATAATATCTTCAGCCAAAAGAAGAAATTGCTTGCTAGGTTAGCAGGGATCCAAAAATCCCCTAGCTACCCCACTAGCTCCTTCCTTCAGGGGCTGGAGCATACTCTCCTAAAGGACTTCAACCATATCCTTAACCTTGAAACAAAATTCTGGAAACTCAAGTCTAGAATCTCTTGGCTTCTTGAAGGAGATTCCAATACCAGATTCTTTCACACTTCCACTCTCaatagaagaaggagaaataagATCAATTCCCTCATGGATGAAAGTGGTAACTAGCACTATCATCCTATTGACATTGCCAGAACTGTCTCCACCTTCTATACTAATCTCTATACCACTGAGCACACCTTGGGGCACGAAGCTACTCAGCTCAATCCTTCCTCTTTGGGCTCCATCAGCCACCTTGACCATGACCTTCTTGAAGTCATCCCCTCCATGGAGGAAGTCAAAAGAGCTGTATTTTCCTTCAAACCCAACAAGGCCCCTGGTCCAAATAGGTTACATCCCTTTATGTACCAAATTTTTGGGACATACTAGGGCCACCCTTTGTGAGATTTTTTCGGGATACCTTCACATCAGGCTCCATGGACCCTAGGGTCAACTCAACCTATCTTTGCCTTATCCCCAAGTGCACAAATGCTACTACTCTAAAGAACTTCAGACCTATTGGACTGTGCAACACACAATACAAAATCATTACCAAAATCATCAGCTCTAGAATCAAGCCCCTCCTGGCAAAAATCATAAGCCCCAACCAAGCTAGCTTCATGGATAAAAAGAGGGCTTCTGATAATGCCATCATTGTCCAGGAATATGTTAACTACTTCTCAAAAATGAAAGGGAAACAGGCTAGCATGATCCTGAAAATTAACCTGGAAAAAGCTTTTGACAGAATTGAGTGGTCTTTCATAAGACAAGctcttttcttcttcaacttcccCAAGAAGCTATCAAACCTCATTCTCTCCTGCATCTCTACTTCCTCCATTTGTATTTTGGTCAATGGGGGTAAGACCACCCATTTCACTCCCTCCAGAGGTATTACATAAGGTGACCCTATGTCCCCTTACCTCTTCATCCTTTGTATGAAACTTCTATCAAGAAAAATTAACTATGAAGTGGACATTCTCCTCTGGACCCCTATTTCCATCTCTAAAAAGAGGCCTGCCATAGCCTATCTTTTCTTTGCTGATGATCTCACATTTTTTACCAAGGCTGATTCTAAGAACTGCAACACCATCAACAGAATCCTCCTTCATTTCAGCTCTCACTCGAGACAAAGAGTCAACTTTAACAAATCTAAAGTTATCTTCTCTGCAAATTGCAGGCAAGAAGATCAGAACAATCTTTCCTTCATCCTTGGCATTCCCCACTCACACCACTTTGGTAAATACCTGGGGTTTCTCATAATTCACAAGAAACCGGCAAAAGAAAACTTTCAATTCATCTTGGATAATTTCTCTAGCAAGTTGGCTGGGTGGAAGACTAACCTTCTCAACATGACAGGTAGGGTCAGTCTAGCTAAATCCTCCTCAGCCTCTATCCCTAACCATATCATGCAGTATATTCAGCTCCCAAGCAGAATCCTCAAGCTGATAGATAGGACCCAGAGAAACTTTATTTGGGGCACTACTGAAGACAAGAGGAAAATGCACCTCCTGAGTTAAAACACCCTCACCCTCCCTAAAAAGTATGGTGGGCTTGGCATGCAAAAGTCTGTCATTAAAAGTAAAACCCTGCTGTATAGCCTGAGCTGGAGAATGTTCTTTGAACCCAACTCTCTCTGAGCCAGTATTCTCCTCTCCAAATATGGGTCTAATAGGGTATTTACCAAAAATGGTTCCAGGACCTGGAACAATGTTACCAACTCCTGAAGTCTGTGCAAAGATGCTCTTTTCTGGGCCATTAAAGATGGAACTAAGGTTGAGGCTTGGGAAGATAAATGGATACCTGGCATGCCCCCTCTTTATACTTTGGTGGAGGGACCAACTACAAACCCCAATAACCCCATCTTAGTTAATGATATTTGGAAGGAGGGTATTTAGGACTTCACTTCCTTACCTTTTGAAATCCCTCCCAGGATTATCCTCAATATGCTGAATAATTTTAAACACAACAGACATCTTTCTAAAGACACTCTCCTCTGGAGACTCAAAGGAGATGGCACCTTCTCTTGTAAAAGTGCTTATCACTACATCTCCAACCTGGTAATGGGACCTTACAGATCCAATAATTCTTTCAACTGGATCTGGAAGCTGGAAACTTTCAACAAGATCAAAACCTTTATGTGGCtttttcaccacaacaaccttcccTCTAAGGTTACCCTGTCCATGAGGGGTTTGAACGTGTAAACTTATTGCCATGCCTGTAGTGACCAACTAGAAGACCAATACCACATCTTCTTTGCTTGTGACAATGCAAAACTGTTCTGGCAAACCCTTATACAGAAATATAAAGGATCTCTGAACATTCAACCCTTTTTGTTTAGCACCAATAACTGGCCTTCTACTTGGAGAAGCCTGAAAGGAGAGGAATTTGATTCCAATACTTGGGCTATCCTCCTTTCTTTTAGCCTGTAGCACCTATGGAAAATCAGGAATGCCAATCTTTTCCAACAAACCTCTTCTCTCCCATGCTTCAGCATACCTTATGTAGAAGTAGTGGAATACCAACACCTGGGCACCTCTCACAGGCAGGCTAATAGTAAAATCATTGCTCTTAACTGGTATCCCCCCCTCCAAATACCTCTAGGTTTAACACTACTGGTTCTTGCCTGGGTAACCCAGGAAGAGGTGGTATTGGTGGAGTCATAAGAAATGACAAAGGGGATTGGGTGGTGAAATTCAGTAAAAGTTTCATTCACACCACTAACAATCTCATGGAGCTCATTGCCCTCAAGGAGGGCCTAAATCTAGCCTTTGAATAGAATCTCAAACCTCTTGATATCTGTGTTGAGTCCAAAGAAGTTATTAATATGATACAAAATGGCAACCAGCTATATTCTAAGTATTTGTCTTCTCCAAGTGCCTCTTTAATTTTAAGGTAAACAAATGAATTGAATGTTAATACAACTCttagaaatataagttttatGCATTAGATAAATTAAGTGCAGTGGCGGACTCAGGATTTAAGGATggtgggtgcttaaaaaattttaaaaaataaaaataataaaaatttacctCAATGAGGTTTGAACCCAGGACATCCCTTCTTGTAG is from Capsicum annuum cultivar UCD-10X-F1 chromosome 5, UCD10Xv1.1, whole genome shotgun sequence and encodes:
- the LOC107872314 gene encoding uncharacterized protein LOC107872314; translation: MQGRVFPQMRSKSPVKSCSWSSPRKKLTEGFNGHQDSSQHRSPVMYKEDRVRTSPRTSLTEEAIAPQRRDSPSYTARRLNYMRDVDALQEQRHPRSLSSRRSPPNRVFTRSNRRVENLDHRERADDDEYFDGTIHTDNLNLEYIGRYAFVHVFASILSLVGRPRNVLLVNAACNLNFQKMKMN